A genomic window from Carassius auratus strain Wakin unplaced genomic scaffold, ASM336829v1 scaf_tig00217350, whole genome shotgun sequence includes:
- the LOC113100765 gene encoding B-cell receptor CD22-like has translation MLQTSGRYTVNRDTLTIRGVITSDQGQYWCKGGRDGGTISSQSRSVSLSVKDKPKPTLTVKPQSSVFTGDTVTLSCDVGQLTGWTIHWRKDSNPESTTDATKTIKSVRDSDEGEYRCRAQRGNYYSEFSNTVKITVTVRPKPVVGVDPDRRVFRGETVTLTCDIQQTGVWQYSWYKDNKQDYIIGRDQNYKIPSVDPSHRGVYSCRGTQTQAATHTQMSDGVTLTVLDKPKPTLTVKPQSSVFTGDTVTLSCDVGQLTGWTIHWRKDSNPESTTDATKTIKSVRYSDEGEYRCRAQRGNYYSEFSNTVKITVTVRPKPVVGVDPDRRVFRGETMV, from the exons ATGTTACAGACGTCTGGTCGTTACACTGTAAACagagacactctcactatcagaggagtAATTACATCTGATCAGGGTCAGTACTGGTGTAAAGGAGGGAGAGACGGAGGAACAATCTCATCACAATCAagatctgtttctctctctgtgaagg ATAAACCGAAGCCGACTCTGACTGTAAAACCCCAGAGTTCAGTGTTCACTGGAGACACAGTTACTCTGAGCTGTGATGTGGGACAGTTAACTGGATGGACAATTCATTGGAGAAAAGACTCAAACCCTGAATCCACGACTGATGCAACTAAAACAATCAAGTCTGTGAGAGACTCTGATGAAGGAGAATACAGATGCAGAGCACAACGAGGAAACTACTACAGCGAGTTCAGTAATACAGTTAAGATTACAGTAACAG TGAGACCCAAACCTGTAGTTGGTGTTGATCCTGATAGAcgtgtgttcagaggagagacgGTCACTCTCACATGTGACATACAGCAGACAGGAGTCTGGCAGTACAGCTGGTATAAAGACAACAAACAAGATTATATCATAGGACGAGACCAGAACTATAAAATCCCATCTGTGGATCCGTCTCATCGTGGTGTGTACAGCTGTAGAGGAACTCAGACACaagcagcaacacacacacagatgagtgacGGAGTTACACTGACAGTATTAG ATAAACCGAAGCCGACTCTGACTGTAAAACCCCAGAGTTCAGTGTTCACTGGAGACACAGTTACTCTGAGCTGTGATGTGGGACAGTTAACTGGATGGACAATTCACTGGAGAAAAGACTCAAACCCTGAATCCACGACTGATGCAACTAAAACAATCAAGTCTGTGAGATACTCTGATGAAGGAGAATACAGGTGCAGAGCACAACGAGGAAACTACTACAGCGAGTTCAGTAATACAGTTAAGATTACAGTAACAG TGAGACCCAAACCTGTAGTTGGTGTTGATCCTGATAGAcgtgtgttcagaggagagaca ATGGTATAA